A genomic stretch from Azotosporobacter soli includes:
- a CDS encoding L-cystine transporter codes for MNNTVYLIAHLTVAIALLYFLYRLQKRQVSFGLRILSGLGLGIAFGAALQLIWGSGSPLIGQTTRWLDIVGVGYVRLLKLLVMPLVLVSISTAIIKIKNIQLLSKTGSLIIGLLLFTTAIAGAIGAGSALAFDLNASSLSSGEAQLGATKNLETTFDKFQTKPLQLQLIEIIPTNPFQALTGQNSTDTLSVVLLAALLGIIVLKLQEHNPKAGAFLAQSIEAAHAAVLQLVDFVLTLSPYGVLMLMTKFIAASNPTEIFKLVQFVAASYVALLAMFIVHLLLVYLSGLNPLSYLEKTAPALAFAFTSRTSAGTLPLTVEAMTKKLGISEGPANLAASLGTSIGQNGCAGIYPAMLAVMIAPSVGINPLEPLFLLKLIAVVALSSFGIAGVGGGATFAALLVLSTLGLPVGLVGLLIAIEPLIDMGRTALNVSGAITVGWLVERFERSKRQTSATQSNSSKLPTAS; via the coding sequence ATGAACAACACCGTCTATCTTATCGCACATCTGACAGTAGCCATTGCACTGCTTTATTTTTTGTATCGCTTACAAAAACGCCAGGTTTCCTTCGGCTTGCGCATCTTATCCGGTCTTGGACTCGGCATCGCATTCGGCGCAGCGCTTCAACTCATATGGGGTTCCGGCTCGCCATTGATCGGCCAAACGACGCGCTGGCTTGATATTGTCGGCGTCGGTTATGTCCGCCTCTTAAAGCTTCTCGTTATGCCATTGGTGCTCGTTTCGATCAGTACGGCCATCATCAAAATCAAAAATATTCAATTGTTAAGTAAAACTGGTTCATTGATCATCGGTTTACTACTTTTTACCACCGCCATCGCCGGAGCAATCGGCGCCGGTTCGGCACTTGCTTTCGACCTCAACGCTTCTTCACTCTCCTCTGGTGAAGCACAACTGGGCGCGACAAAAAATCTGGAAACCACGTTTGACAAATTCCAGACGAAGCCGCTGCAACTGCAGTTGATCGAGATCATTCCGACGAATCCCTTCCAAGCCCTGACCGGACAAAACAGTACTGACACATTATCCGTAGTTCTTTTGGCAGCATTGCTTGGAATCATCGTCTTAAAACTGCAAGAGCATAACCCTAAGGCAGGTGCTTTTTTGGCACAAAGCATCGAAGCCGCCCATGCCGCAGTTCTACAACTCGTCGATTTCGTCCTAACCTTGTCACCATACGGCGTCTTAATGCTGATGACAAAATTCATTGCCGCCAGTAATCCGACCGAGATATTCAAGTTGGTTCAATTCGTTGCCGCTTCCTATGTTGCGCTACTGGCAATGTTTATCGTTCACCTGCTCTTGGTCTATCTCAGCGGACTGAACCCCCTCTCGTATCTGGAAAAAACCGCTCCTGCTCTTGCCTTCGCTTTTACTTCACGCACCAGCGCAGGCACATTGCCTCTGACGGTGGAGGCGATGACGAAAAAACTCGGCATCAGCGAAGGTCCCGCCAATCTCGCGGCTTCACTTGGCACGAGCATCGGTCAAAATGGTTGCGCGGGAATATATCCGGCCATGCTGGCCGTGATGATTGCCCCCAGTGTCGGCATCAATCCTCTTGAACCCTTGTTCTTATTAAAACTGATCGCGGTTGTCGCTCTCAGTTCCTTCGGCATCGCCGGCGTTGGCGGCGGCGCCACTTTTGCCGCTTTACTCGTTCTATCAACGCTGGGCCTCCCCGTCGGACTCGTCGGGCTGTTAATCGCTATCGAACCCCTGATTGATATGGGTCGTACCGCACTGAACGTTAGCGGCGCAATCACCGTCGGTTGGCTGGTCGAACGCTTCGAACGAAGCAAGCGCCAGACAAGCGCTACCCAGTCCAACTCCTCAAAGTTACCAACGGCTTCCTAA
- a CDS encoding ABC transporter substrate-binding protein — protein sequence MNNSFVRLTVFAFLLIGAVIALLPNQRESEPFFAPPAAPPAEIVFGANLELSGKFAALGKASLSGIQMAIDEINRGGGLLGKPVRLAIADNRSDETSASAVFHQLTQQDHVVGIIGPVYSTTAIASGTLADTFKIPFIATLATNPRVTIDDNGRVRPFAFRICFIDSFQGTAMANFALTALQARSAAIYIDDSAYYAQGLASFFEQAFMQKGGQILAKAGYSPQTKDFKPKLDELLAPSPDVLFIPGYYTEVAKIIALARSSGFNKPIIGGDGWEEQLLVNAIGPAALNNTFYCSHYSPGDDSPAIQNFISSYQIFTKGSEPIQASVMAYDATMLLADAIRRAAEPDQQKIRDALAATINFPAVSGLIRFDNHHNPEKNAVVIEIRNGKGQFKQRISP from the coding sequence ATGAACAATAGCTTTGTTCGTCTTACTGTATTTGCCTTTTTGCTGATCGGCGCCGTAATCGCATTACTGCCGAATCAAAGAGAGAGCGAGCCGTTTTTTGCCCCGCCGGCCGCACCGCCAGCGGAGATTGTCTTCGGCGCTAATCTCGAACTCAGCGGTAAATTTGCCGCCTTGGGCAAAGCCTCTCTGTCCGGCATTCAAATGGCGATTGATGAAATCAATCGCGGCGGCGGCTTGCTCGGCAAGCCTGTTCGCCTGGCAATCGCCGACAACCGTTCCGATGAAACCTCTGCTTCTGCCGTATTTCATCAATTAACGCAACAGGATCATGTCGTCGGCATTATCGGGCCCGTTTATTCAACTACCGCAATCGCTTCGGGAACTTTGGCCGACACCTTTAAAATTCCTTTTATCGCAACGTTGGCAACTAATCCCCGCGTGACTATCGATGACAATGGCCGAGTTCGTCCGTTTGCTTTTCGCATTTGTTTCATCGATTCCTTTCAAGGCACAGCAATGGCCAATTTCGCTCTCACCGCCCTTCAAGCCCGCAGCGCCGCTATTTACATCGATGATTCCGCCTATTACGCTCAAGGCTTAGCCTCTTTTTTTGAGCAAGCGTTTATGCAAAAAGGCGGCCAGATTCTGGCTAAAGCAGGTTACTCTCCCCAAACGAAAGATTTCAAACCAAAACTAGACGAATTGCTCGCTCCATCTCCTGACGTACTGTTCATTCCCGGCTATTATACGGAAGTCGCCAAAATTATTGCACTGGCCCGGAGCAGCGGCTTTAACAAACCCATTATCGGCGGAGACGGCTGGGAAGAACAACTCTTAGTCAACGCAATCGGCCCAGCAGCATTGAATAATACCTTTTACTGCAGTCACTATTCTCCCGGAGACGACAGCCCTGCCATCCAAAACTTTATCAGCAGCTATCAAATCTTTACCAAAGGCAGCGAACCGATTCAGGCCAGCGTAATGGCCTACGATGCGACCATGCTTTTGGCCGATGCCATTCGCCGCGCCGCTGAACCAGACCAGCAAAAAATTCGCGATGCCCTGGCAGCCACAATAAATTTCCCCGCTGTAAGTGGCCTGATCCGCTTTGATAATCATCACAACCCTGAAAAAAATGCCGTCGTTATCGAAATACGCAATGGTAAGGGACAATTCAAGCAACGAATCAGCCCCTGA
- a CDS encoding cupin domain-containing protein, producing MVKKILLGALIVLFSSVSLCAANSGDLQSANQMPDFAKTAKFTADYYINTLQLEGHIEGGYFKELYKNSQTVLANKSDEKRALSSTIYYLLKSGGVSKFHKLKSDEIWFFHDGSPLLIHMIDSAGVLRSVKLGLDVANGQLPQVLVPAGTIFGAEVAEKDSFGLVSCMVSPGFDYKDFQLCSYQELAEKYPKYLDLIKRLSAAK from the coding sequence ATGGTTAAAAAAATTCTTCTAGGCGCATTGATTGTGTTGTTTTCGAGCGTGTCGCTTTGTGCTGCAAATTCTGGCGATTTACAGAGTGCAAATCAAATGCCGGATTTTGCCAAGACGGCAAAATTCACAGCGGATTACTATATCAATACATTGCAGTTAGAAGGCCATATCGAAGGCGGATATTTTAAAGAACTGTACAAAAATAGTCAAACGGTTTTAGCGAATAAAAGCGATGAAAAACGAGCTCTTTCCTCGACAATCTACTATCTCTTAAAATCAGGTGGGGTATCGAAGTTTCATAAATTAAAGTCGGATGAAATTTGGTTTTTTCATGATGGTTCACCGCTACTTATCCATATGATCGATTCGGCAGGTGTATTGCGCAGCGTGAAACTCGGCCTTGACGTGGCGAACGGTCAACTGCCGCAAGTCCTGGTTCCGGCGGGAACTATTTTTGGCGCTGAAGTGGCGGAAAAGGATTCTTTTGGCCTTGTCAGCTGTATGGTCTCGCCTGGTTTTGATTATAAGGATTTCCAATTGTGCAGCTACCAGGAACTGGCAGAAAAATATCCGAAATATCTCGATCTGATTAAGCGTTTGAGCGCCGCAAAGTAA
- a CDS encoding amino acid ABC transporter ATP-binding protein: MLEITNIHKRFGSSDVLKGVDLKIEKGDVVVVLGPSGSGKTTLLRCINFLEKADAGHGRFGSVDVSLKTASKKQIHEIRQKVAFVFQNYNLFNNKTALENVTLGLTVGRKMAQADADAIAKKALDKVGLSEKYEAYPSQLSGGQQQRVGIARAVALNPEIILFDEPTSALDPELIGEVLGVMKKIAREGTTMLVVTHEMSFAQDVANRVIFMADGVIVEEGTPQELFRAPSEERTKQFLRRVIPEFSYSI; the protein is encoded by the coding sequence ATGTTGGAAATTACAAATATACATAAAAGATTTGGCAGCAGTGACGTGTTAAAAGGCGTGGATTTAAAAATCGAAAAGGGCGATGTCGTCGTCGTTCTCGGTCCCAGTGGATCAGGTAAGACTACATTATTGCGTTGCATTAACTTTTTGGAAAAAGCGGATGCTGGTCATGGCAGATTTGGCTCAGTTGACGTGAGTTTGAAAACGGCATCGAAAAAACAAATTCATGAAATCAGGCAAAAAGTGGCTTTCGTATTTCAAAACTACAATTTGTTTAATAATAAGACGGCATTGGAAAATGTGACGCTGGGGTTGACGGTGGGACGGAAGATGGCGCAGGCGGATGCCGATGCAATTGCAAAGAAAGCGTTAGATAAGGTAGGTTTGTCGGAAAAATATGAAGCATATCCCAGCCAACTGTCGGGCGGGCAGCAACAGCGGGTAGGCATTGCCAGAGCGGTGGCGCTTAACCCGGAGATCATATTGTTCGACGAACCGACCTCGGCGCTCGATCCGGAATTGATCGGCGAAGTTCTTGGCGTGATGAAAAAAATCGCGCGGGAAGGAACGACGATGCTGGTTGTCACACATGAAATGTCATTTGCCCAAGATGTGGCCAACCGGGTTATATTCATGGCTGACGGCGTCATTGTTGAAGAAGGGACGCCGCAAGAACTGTTTCG
- a CDS encoding amino acid ABC transporter permease — translation MLDYNFLMDTFFIALAGAPTAMLVTTVALLIAIPAGFALALTRTNRVPIFNQLAQLYISFVRGTPMIVQIFIIYNSVPTLVAAILTEANIDMAVYDVNPIWYAFIVFSLNSIATLAEVFRSALSSVCKSQLEAAQSVGLTKIQAYREIMIPQLLVVALPNICTVTTNLIKGTSLGYAMSLKEITLRAKVAANVGYNYVEAYIDIFLVYLILCSLVEYGFKLYENRLTAYKYTNA, via the coding sequence ATGCTGGATTACAATTTTTTAATGGATACTTTTTTTATTGCGTTGGCTGGAGCGCCGACCGCAATGCTCGTTACAACGGTAGCCTTGTTAATTGCGATTCCCGCAGGTTTTGCTTTGGCATTGACTCGAACGAATCGCGTGCCGATTTTCAATCAACTGGCGCAGTTGTATATTTCTTTTGTCCGAGGCACGCCGATGATCGTACAAATTTTTATCATTTATAACAGTGTTCCGACGCTGGTGGCTGCAATACTGACCGAAGCAAACATTGACATGGCCGTTTATGATGTAAACCCTATTTGGTATGCTTTTATCGTCTTTTCGTTAAATAGCATTGCGACATTGGCTGAGGTCTTCCGATCGGCCCTAAGCAGTGTTTGCAAGAGCCAGCTGGAAGCAGCGCAATCCGTGGGGTTGACGAAAATACAGGCATACCGGGAAATTATGATTCCTCAATTGCTGGTGGTGGCACTGCCTAACATTTGCACCGTCACCACCAATTTGATCAAAGGAACATCACTCGGCTATGCGATGTCGCTGAAGGAAATCACGTTAAGGGCTAAAGTTGCCGCTAATGTAGGCTATAACTATGTGGAAGCATACATTGATATTTTTCTGGTCTATCTGATTCTATGCAGTTTGGTGGAATACGGTTTCAAACTTTATGAGAATCGACTGACTGCTTATAAGTATACGAATGCATAG
- a CDS encoding transporter substrate-binding domain-containing protein, whose protein sequence is MEKRKANMKKKMVKLAVTGLIAVMAATIFAGCSSTKTDASTAKTRKVKVAYDQASKPISYKDDKGHATGYDVEVMKLVAKALPQYEFEFVGTTSDDLLLGVEQGKYQVGIKNAFWTQERTKKFVFPKEFIGLSSAGLVLKKENEKIKSLADFASAGFTLAPIAANNAQYTIIDEYNKKNANNPVKLQAGDSFTVDVVKWVNEGRVNGGVIIEGVFDNQVKAEKGIYHNLANDVVYNEFAVIKTWPLFNKNEEEFADAYDKAIKQLKAEKKTNELSKQFYGRDLFEVLDKVER, encoded by the coding sequence ATGGAAAAGAGGAAAGCGAACATGAAGAAAAAGATGGTTAAATTGGCAGTAACCGGGCTGATCGCAGTTATGGCTGCAACGATATTTGCCGGTTGCAGTTCGACGAAAACAGATGCTTCAACGGCAAAAACAAGAAAAGTCAAAGTTGCCTATGATCAGGCTTCAAAACCGATTTCCTATAAAGACGACAAGGGACATGCAACTGGTTATGATGTAGAAGTCATGAAGTTGGTGGCTAAAGCATTGCCGCAATATGAATTCGAATTTGTGGGAACGACCAGTGATGATTTGTTGCTTGGTGTTGAACAGGGCAAATACCAGGTTGGGATTAAGAATGCGTTTTGGACGCAAGAACGGACCAAAAAATTTGTCTTTCCCAAGGAGTTTATCGGTCTGAGCAGCGCCGGCCTGGTGTTAAAGAAAGAGAATGAAAAAATCAAGAGCTTAGCGGATTTTGCTTCGGCTGGCTTTACATTAGCGCCGATTGCGGCCAACAATGCACAATATACGATTATTGATGAATACAATAAAAAGAATGCGAACAATCCGGTGAAACTGCAGGCTGGCGATTCGTTTACCGTCGATGTGGTGAAATGGGTGAATGAAGGACGTGTAAACGGCGGCGTTATTATTGAAGGCGTTTTTGACAATCAGGTAAAAGCAGAAAAAGGCATCTATCATAACCTGGCTAATGATGTTGTTTACAATGAATTTGCCGTCATTAAGACCTGGCCGTTGTTCAATAAGAATGAAGAAGAGTTTGCAGATGCCTATGATAAGGCTATCAAACAGTTGAAAGCGGAGAAGAAAACAAATGAACTCAGCAAACAGTTTTACGGCAGAGATCTGTTTGAGGTGTTGGACAAAGTAGAGCGCTAA
- a CDS encoding PhzF family isomerase yields the protein MKKYTVYQIDAFTTEKFKGNPAGVVTDAQGLSEMDMLQIARELNNSETVFLFPPDDDSHDVKLRYFTPTMEVPSCGHATIAAHYIRAIEKKLETSRVRQKIQIGILPVDIVKEDDYTIWMTQGAVEFSTILRGAVRKRLLNALTLSEADVDERCPIQIVSTGHSKVMVGITSRQTLNRLSPDQGMLRELSKEIGCNGYYVFCFASQPSPVLTHGRMFAPAIGIAEDPVTGNAHGPLGAYLVKHKLIAHDNTSFSFRGMQGEAIARSGTVDVEVAIEKGEPVQIKVGGKGTLVFKTEIEI from the coding sequence ATGAAAAAATATACGGTTTATCAGATTGATGCATTTACGACAGAAAAGTTTAAAGGAAATCCTGCTGGTGTGGTTACGGATGCGCAAGGCTTATCAGAGATGGATATGTTGCAGATTGCGCGCGAGCTTAACAATTCGGAGACGGTATTTTTGTTTCCGCCTGATGATGATAGCCATGACGTTAAGCTAAGGTATTTTACGCCGACCATGGAAGTGCCGTCATGCGGGCATGCCACTATTGCCGCCCACTATATTCGGGCTATCGAAAAAAAACTGGAAACGAGCCGTGTGCGGCAAAAAATACAAATTGGTATTTTGCCGGTGGATATTGTAAAGGAAGACGATTATACAATCTGGATGACGCAAGGTGCAGTCGAGTTTTCAACGATTCTGCGCGGCGCAGTTCGTAAGCGATTATTAAACGCGCTGACGTTAAGCGAAGCGGATGTTGATGAACGTTGCCCCATTCAGATTGTTTCCACCGGACATTCCAAAGTAATGGTTGGGATTACGTCCAGACAAACGCTTAACCGTTTGTCGCCGGATCAGGGAATGCTGCGTGAATTGAGCAAAGAGATCGGCTGTAATGGCTATTATGTTTTTTGCTTTGCCTCGCAGCCTAGTCCTGTTTTAACGCACGGTCGGATGTTTGCTCCGGCCATCGGTATTGCCGAAGATCCTGTGACAGGCAATGCGCATGGTCCGCTTGGCGCTTATCTGGTAAAACATAAATTGATTGCACATGACAATACCTCTTTTTCGTTTCGCGGAATGCAAGGCGAGGCTATTGCTCGCAGTGGAACTGTCGATGTGGAGGTAGCGATTGAAAAAGGTGAACCGGTACAAATTAAAGTAGGCGGAAAAGGAACCCTTGTATTTAAAACAGAAATTGAAATATAA
- a CDS encoding amino acid ABC transporter permease, producing MGLNYAMEKYFDAAYIIEAIPVLVPYLQVTFLVTALSVLFGTAAGFVLAAAKIGKNPAAKAAAAAYTTALRCTPSIVLLFLTYYGIPALAAGIGIDLGDVDKLIFIVITFSLQFAAAMCEVIRTAYGAVDKGQFEAGVSVGLSNLQAYRTIVLPQAFFIALPNIGNSFLALIKEGSLAYTIGLIDVMGEANLIIAGNYNAHALETYLGLSIIYWLVSLLAEHFFAKVETRLSKGTQVAKAG from the coding sequence GTGGGGCTGAACTACGCGATGGAAAAATATTTCGATGCGGCATATATCATTGAGGCCATACCGGTGTTAGTGCCGTATTTGCAAGTGACGTTCCTGGTCACTGCATTGTCGGTATTGTTTGGTACGGCGGCAGGTTTTGTCCTGGCGGCTGCGAAAATCGGAAAAAATCCGGCTGCAAAAGCGGCGGCAGCGGCTTATACGACAGCGCTGCGCTGCACGCCGTCCATTGTGTTGCTGTTTCTGACGTATTACGGTATTCCGGCACTTGCAGCCGGGATTGGCATCGATCTGGGCGATGTAGACAAGCTGATCTTTATCGTGATTACCTTTTCGCTGCAATTTGCGGCAGCCATGTGTGAGGTGATCCGAACGGCCTATGGCGCAGTTGACAAGGGACAATTTGAAGCGGGCGTGAGCGTCGGACTCAGCAATCTGCAAGCCTATCGGACGATTGTTTTACCGCAAGCGTTTTTCATCGCGTTGCCGAACATCGGCAATTCATTTCTGGCTTTGATTAAAGAAGGCTCTCTGGCCTATACGATAGGCTTGATCGACGTTATGGGAGAAGCGAATCTGATTATTGCAGGCAATTATAATGCGCATGCGTTGGAAACATATTTAGGCTTGTCGATTATTTATTGGTTAGTTTCATTGCTTGCAGAGCATTTTTTCGCCAAGGTGGAAACCAGGTTGAGCAAGGGAACACAAGTGGCTAAGGCGGGATAG